Within the Flavobacterium sp. N502536 genome, the region CCTTAGTTTTTCGGTGTGCGGGTTTCTCGCCCGCATTATCGTTACTTATGCCTACATTTTCTTTTCTAACCAGTCCAGCATACCTGACGATACACCTTCAACCCTGTTAGAATGCTCCCCTACCACTTACAATTGCTTGTAAATCCATAGCTTCGGTAATACGCTTATGCCCGATTATTATCCATGCTCGTCCGCTCGACTAGTGAGCTGTTACGCACTCTTTAAATGAATGGCTGCTTCCAAGCCAACATCCTAGCTGTCTGGGCAGACAAACCTCGTTCTTTCAACTTAGCGTATATTTGGGGACCTTAGCTGATGGTCTGGGTTCTTTCCCTCTCGGACTTGGACCTTAGCACCCAAGCCCTCACTGCTGAGAAACATTATATAGCATTCGGAGTTTGTCAGGAATTGGTAGGCGGTGAAGCCCCCGCATCCAATCAGTAGCTCTACCTCTATATAACTTTACGCTCAGCGCTGCACCTAAATGCATTTCGGGGAGTACGAGCTATTTCCGAGTTTGATTGGCCTTTCACCCCTACCCACAGGTCATCCGAAGACTTTTCAACGTCAACCGGTTCGGTCCTCCACTGTGTGTTACCACAGCTTCAACCTGCCCATGGGTAGATCACACGGTTTCGCGTCTAACACTACTGACTAAAGCGCCCTATTCAGACTCGCTTTCGCTACGGATCCGTGACTTAATCACTTAACCTTGCCAGCAACGTTAACTCGTAGGCTCATTATGCAAAAGGCACGCCGTCACCCCACGAAAGGGCTCCGACCGCTTGTAAGCGTATGGTTTCAGGATCTATTTCACTCCGTTATTCACGGTTCTTTTCACCTTTCCCTCACGGTACTGGTTCACTATCGGTCTCTCAGGAGTATTTAGCCTTAGCGGATGGTCCCGCCAAATTCAGACAGGGTTTCACGTGCCCCGCCCTACTCAGGATACCACTATCTATTATACTCGTTACCCATACGGGGCTATCACCCTCTATGGCGTCACTTTCCAGTAACTTCCGGTTCCTTGTACATAAAATGTCGTGGTCCTACAACCCCAACAATGCCGTAACATCATTGGTTTGGGCTAATCCGCGTTCGCTCGCCACTACTTACGGAATCACTTTTGTTTTCTTCTCCTCCGCCTACTTAGATGTTTCAGTTCAGCGGGTTTGCCCACCTATCGGTGTACTATGTCTTCAACATAGTGGGTTGCCCCATTCAGGTATCTACGGATCAATCGGTGTGTGCCCGTCCCCGTAGCTTTTCGCAGCTTATCACGCCTTTCATCGCCTCTGAGAGCCTAGGCATCCCCCATACGCCCTTATTTTGCTTATTGTACCAATCATAAATTTAATTATGACCGTTTTTTTTTGTCTTTTGTTATTAAATAACAAAAAACGCTTTCTACTTTTTATTATTTTCTTATCTCAATATGTCAATGAACTTTTATCCTTTCGGATCTGTGGAGAATAACGGAGTCGAACCGTTGACCTCCTGCGTGCAAGGCAGGCGCTCTAGCCAGCTGAGCTAATCCCCCATTTTTCAATCTTAGATTGTAGAATTCAGATTTTAGATTTCTAATTCTTCTCTAATTTCCTTTGGTGAATTCCAACTTCTAGAATTTCCTTATTTAAGTATTTCAGTCTTTTTTAGTTTGTTGTTATTGTTGTTGTTTTTTATTAATAATTAATAATTAACAATCAACAATTCTAAAAAAGTAGTCCCGGGCAGACTCGAACTGCCGACCCCTACATTATCAGTGTAGTACTCTAACCAGCTGAGCTACGAGACTCTGTTTTACTTAATTTTCATTTTTTTTTAAATTAACAGCAAGAGTAATTGAATTTAGCGATTCAGATCCTTTAAATAAACATCTTTTTTCCTTAACGTGCATTACTGCTAACATTTAAGGCTCTAGAAAGGAGGTGTTCCAGCCGCACCTTCCGGTACGGCTACCTTGTTACGACTTAGCCCTAGTTACCAGTTTTACCCTAGGCAGCTCCTTGCGGTCACCGACTTCAGGCACCCCCAGCTTCCATGGCTTGACGGGCGGTGTGTACAAGGCCCGGGAACGTATTCACCGGATCATGGCTGATATCCGATTACTAGCGATTCCAGCTTCACGGAGTCGAGTTGCAGACTCCGATCCGAACTGTGACCGGTTTTATAGATTCGCTCCTGGTCGCCCAGTGGCTGCTCTCTGTACCGGCCATTGTAGCACGTGTGTAGCCCAAGGCGTAAGGGCCGTGATGATTTGACGTCATCCCCACCTTCCTCACAGTTTGCACTGGCAGTCTTGTTAGAGTTCCCGACATGACTCGCTGGCAACTAACAACAGGGGTTGCGCTCGTTATAGGACTTAACCTGACACCTCACGGCACGAGCTGACGACAACCATGCAGCACCTTGTAAATTGTCTTGCGAAAGATCTGTTTCCAAACCGGTCAATCTACATTTAAGCCTTGGTAAGGTTCCTCGCGTATCATCGAATTAAACCACATGCTCCACCGCTTGTGCGGGCCCCCGTCAATTCCTTTGAGTTTCATTCTTGCGAACGTACTCCCCAGGTGGGATACTTATCACTTTCGCTTAGCCACTGAGATTGCTCCCAACAGCTAGTATCCATCGTTTACGGCGTGGACTACCAGGGTATCTAATCCTGTTCGCTACCCACGCTTTCGTCCATCAGCGTCAATCCATTAGTAGTAACCTGCCTTCGCAATTGGTATTCCATGTAATCTCTAAGCATTTCACCGCTACACTACATATTCTAGTTACTTCCTAATAATTCAAGTTTAGCAGTATCAATGGCCGTTCCACCGTTGAGCGATGGGCTTTCACCACTGACTTACTAAACCGCCTACGGACCCTTTAAACCCAATGATTCCGGATAACGCTTGGATCCTCCGTATTACCGCGGCTGCTGGCACGGAGTTAGCCGATCCTTATTCTTACGATACCGTCAAGCTCCAACACGTTGGAGTGTTTCTTCTCGTATAAAAGCAGTTTACAATCCATAGGACCGTCATCCTGCACGCGGCATGGCTGGATCAGGCTTGCGCCCATTGTCCAATATTCCTCACTGCTGCCTCCCGTAGGAGTCTGGTCCGTGTCTCAGTACCAGTGTGGGGGATCTCCCTCTCAGGACCCCTACCCATCGTAGCCTTGGTAAGCCGTTACCTTACCAACTAGCTAATGGGACGCATGCTCATCTTTTACCGTTGTGACTTTAATAGTGATCTCATGCGAGACTGCTATGCTATGAGGTATTAATCCAAATTTCTCTGGGCTATCCCTCTGTAAAAGGTAGATTGCATACGCGTTACGCACCCGTGCGCCGGTCTCTAGTTCCGAAGAACTATACCCCTCGACTTGCATGTGTTAAGCCTGCCGCTAGCGTTCATCCTGAGCCAGGATCAAACTCTTCATCGTATATTTTTTATATTATATTGCGATGTCGTCTCTATCGGTTCTTTACGAATCTCTCGATTCCATTACTCTTATTCTTTTGTTTTAACATCTCTGTTAAAACGGCTGTCAATTCAATATGTCTACGAACGTGTCTTCTTGTGTTTGGCTTGTATTTCAAAGCGGGTGCAAAAGTAGAAAACTTATTTCTAAATGGCAAGAGTTTTTTGAAGTTTTTTTTAGAAAATTTACTTTCCTTTTTTCTTCTTTCTCCTTCCAATCTTTCAATGAGCTTCGCATATTTTGCGGGGTGCAAATGTAATATCCGTTTTCCATTCTCGCAAGCTTTTTTGAATTTTTATTTGAAATTTTATTTTCGTTTTGATTCCTTTTCTTGCCAGTATTTCGGTGAACGTCTGTCGCTGTTGCGGGTGCAAAAGTAGTCACTTTATTCACTTCTACAAGCTTTTTAGGGAAGTATTTTTGATGTTTTTTTCAAGTGGCTGATATAAGCACTTTTACAGGGATAAGTTTTTTAGTTCTGTTGCGGTTTTATGTAGTTTAGACAACAAACCCGACAGGTTTTGAAAACCTGTCGGGTTTAAAAGAACGCTGCGTTTTTGTTTTTTGGGTTGTTTTCTTTTGAAAACCTCCTCCCTAGCCCCGATAGAAGTGGAAATCCTTTTGCTTTTTTCTTTAAAAAGCAAAAGATTGTAGCGGATAGCGGGAGATGGCTTCTAATTAACTTCAAATTTCAAATTCTAAATTCCAAATTCCAAATTCCAAATTCCAAACTTGATGGCTTCGACTTCGCTCAGCCAGACAAAAGCACTCTTATTATATTTTTGCTCAGCCGGACAAAAAGCACTCTTATATACAGGTAAGCAAAAACAAACCCGACAGGTTTTGGAAACCTGTCGGGTTGTAGATATAATAGAACAATAAAATTAGTCGAAACGGATGGCTTTAACAGGAGAGATCTTTGTGATTATATAGGAAGGAATCAACAATACTATAAAACATACTCCAACAGTAAGCAAATTCAACAAAACAATGTACCCCCAATTAAAATAGACCGGCGCCTGATTTACATAGTAGTTTTCCGGATTCAAACTAACTACTCCAAACTGCTGCTGAATCAACAACAAAGCAATACCAATTAGATTACCCCAAAACAAACCCCGAACAATCAGATAGAACGCATTATACAAAAACACTTTTCGCACCGTCCAGTTATTTGCCCCCAATGCTTTTAGAATTCCAATCATTTGTGTCCGCTCAAGAATCAAGACCAATAGGGCCACAACCATATTAATAGTAGCAACCAATATCATTACCCCTAATATGACAATAATATTAAAATCAAAAAGCTGCAACCAATCGAATATATAACTGTACTTTTCGATTATTGTTTTGGTATCTAAATTAGACAACGTTTGATAGTAAATTTTCTCTCCCGTTGTTTTAATAGCATCAAAGTCATTAATAAATACTTCAAAGGCACCAATCTGATCAGCACTCCATTTATTTATCCTCTGAATATGCCTGATATCGCCAAATATATAGGTTGCGTCAAAATCCTGAAATCCTGAACTAAAAATTCCAGCGATTTTAAATCTACGACTATTAGGCATTTTACCCTTCTCCTCTTTTATAAAAAAGGTATTAAAACTATCACCAACTTTAAGATGAAGCCGGTTTGCAAGAAATCTGGAAATCAAAACATCCTCGTTTAAAGCTTTAGTATAGTCCGGCAATTTCCCTTCCACAAGATACTCTTCTATGTTCTTCCAGTCGTAATCTGCCCCAACCCCTTTAAAAACGATACCTTCAAAAGAATTTTCTGTTCTGATAATCCCGGCTTTCGTGGCGATTGCCTGAATATGACTGACTTCAGGAACCGATTTGAAATTGGGATAAAACTCTTGTTTTTTCGAAATTGGAACCAGTGTAACCTCTGAATTGTTATTATCGAAATTTGAGATTACAATCTGCCCATTAAAAGCAGAAACTTTATCCCGTATTTTTTTCTGCAAACCTATCCCGGTCGCAACAGAAACGATCATCATTATCATACCAATAGCAATAGCCGAAATGGCAATTTTAATGATAGGAGCCGAGATACTGCTTTTAAAGTCCCTGGCCGTAATAAGCCTTTTCGCTATGAAATATTCTAAATTCAAATTTTAAGTTGTCTTGAAATTATTAATTATTATCTATCCCTGATTGATTCAAACCAAAAATACATTTTAAAAAGTAAAAAAGAATTGCTTCTAAAAACAATTACCAATTATTTAAGGTCTTACAAAGGAAGTTTCTTTTTCATTTCTTCTACTATATTATATGCAGCAGGGCAAATCGCGACATTTTTTAAGGTTAAGTCGGCGATCTGATGAAACTTTTTGCGATCGGTATGCGGAAACTCTCTGCATGCTTTTGGACGAACATCGTAAATCATACAATAATTTTCACTGTCCAAAAAAGTACAGGGAACACTTTTTAACACATAATCCTTATCCTCATCAATTCGGAGATACTGCTCAATGAATTGCTGTGGTTTTTGCCTGAATGATTTTGAAATTCTTTCGATATCAGCCAAAGTAAATAAAGGCCCGGTTGTTTTACAGCAATTGGCACATTGCAAACAATCTGTTTTCCTAAATTCAGCATCATGCAAATCCTGCATCACGTAATCCAAATTCTTTGGTTGTTTCTTTTTAAGCTTATCAAAATACTTTTTGTTTTCGATATGCTTATCTTTGGCTAACTTATTTAAGTTATTTAAAATTTGCTTCAAGTTTAAAATTTAAAGTTGATGTGCAAAATTAAACAACTTTAAACTTGAAACCTTAAACTTTGAACTAAAATACGATGAAAGATCTTTTCGGGAAAGCTATGTATGATTTCCAAACCAATAATTCACCAGAGGATATTATTACTGAAACTTCAATTTCTGAAGAAGATGAGATGAGTGTGGATTATTTATTTCGTTCGTATAACGAAATGCCTAAACTCGAACAAAAAGCATTACAATTGGCATTCGGAAAAACTTTAGATGTAGGCTGCGGAGCGGGAAGTCACAGTTTGTCTTTACAAAAGGATCGCAATCTGGACGTTACAGCAATTGACATTTCACCAAAAGCAATTGAAACCTGCAAGCTGCGCGGGGTACAAAACGCCAAGGTTCAAAATATTCTAGATTTTGACGAAGGAAAGTTCGATACTATCATTTTATTAATGAATGGCGTTGGAATTTTTGGCAAATTAAACAACTGCAACCAATATTTATCCAAACTTAAGTCATTATTGAACCCCGGAGGACAAATATTACTTGACAGCTCAGACATTATTTACATGTTTGACGAAGATGAAGATGGAGGAAAATGGATTCCATCAAGTAATGATTATTATGGGGAGCTTGTTTTCAACATTTCATACAAAGGAGACAAAGAAGAACCTTTCGACTGGTTGTACCTGGACTACAACACCCTTCAAAATGCTGCTAATGCCAACGGATTAAAATGCGAATTGATCCTTGAAGGCGATCATTATGATTATCTGGCTAAACTTTCTTTATAAAATGTGTGAATTATGAACGAAACAGATTTAGAAAAACTAAAATATCCCATTGGAAAATTTCAAGCTCCAAAAGATTACAATGCTGAATATATTTCCACTAATATCGCCATCATCGAATCGTTTCCACATAAATTAAAAAAAGAAACTATTGATTTGACCGAAGAACAGCTCGACACTCCCTATCGTCCTGACGGATGGACCATTCGACAGGTAATTCATCATTGTGCCGAAAGTCATATGAACTGTTTTATCCGATTAAAATGGGCTTTAACAGAAAACAATCCGGTAATAAAGGCTTATGATGAAAAATTATGGTCGGAGCTTCCGGATAATCTGACCATGCCGATCGAACCAACCTTACAGTTATTGGAAGGATTACACTTCAGAATAGCCTATATCCTAAAAAATCTAAGCGAGGCAGATTTGGACAGATCGTTTATTCATCCTGAAAATAATTCCGAATATTTATTAAAACAAATTATTGGAATGTATGCCTGGCACAGCAACCACCATCTGGCCCATATCACCTCTTTAAAAAAGAGCAGAAACTGGGATTAGAACAGAATGTTTATTTGTTTTTACATCGCACTGCTCTATAAAAGAAAAAATCTCTTCAATTGAAGAGATTTTTTTTATACCTATTTAAGGAATATTTAAATATTTATGCGTTTGAAGCGAAACTCTCCATTTTGGATTGTTCATTACATAATCAACAATCAGAGGCGTCATTTCTTCTTTTTTACTCCATTCCGGCTGAAGAAACAATATGGCATTATCATTTACCAACTCGGCCTGCTCTTCTGCAAAAATAAAATCGTGTTTGTTGTAAATAATCACTTTTAACTCATGTGCATTATCATATACGGTTTGAGTAGGCAGTTTATTCTTTTTAGGCGAAAGACAAATCCAATCCCAAGTACCCGATAACGGATAAGCTCCTGAAGTCTCGATATGAACTTTCATATTTTTATCCTTCAACTTCTGAGTCAACAAACTCATATCCCACGTTAACGGCTCACCACCAGTAATCACAACAGTGTCGGCCTGACTTGATGCATTATTTACAATTAAATCAATACTTGTTGGCGGATGTAACTCAGCATTCCAACTTTCCTTCACATCACACCAGTGACAACCAACATCACAGCCTCCAATTCGTATAAAGTAAGCTGCTGTTCCGGTATGAAAACCTTCTCCCTGAATGGTATAAAATTCTTCCATCAAAGGCAACATGGCTCCTTTATTAACTTCTAATTGTATTTCTTTTGATAACATTATTTTATTTTAAAGTGCAAAGATAGTCAATTAAATACGGAACAAAAAAAACCGATAGTTCAAAGAAACTATCGGTTTTCTATTTAATTTAAAAACTTATATTATTTTAAAGCTTTTACAGATTGTGATGCATAAGCATTAGCAGGATCTAAAGCTAAAGTTTTATTGAAATATTCAACTGCTTTTACTTTATCAGTATTCGCATAACTAGCACCAATACTATTGTAAGCTTCCACTAATTTTTTCACTGTAGCAGGCTTAGCTAATTCTTCAGCACCTTTAGCAGTGATACTTGCAATGTATTCTTCGTAGTTTTTAATGATCAAATCATCTTTCTCCAACAAGTTGTTGATTCTTCCTTTGTACAAGTAAGCTTCACTGTAAGATGGAGAAGCTTCTAAGATTCTGTCAAAAGCAGCTTCAGCTTTTCCTAAAGCAACAGCATCTGCAGCACCATTCGTTTTATTTGCGTTAGCATAATAAAGGGCAATACCGTAATAAATATTATCATCTAAGTAGTTTTTAGACTCTTTGTTTGTTGTTCCAAACTCTAAAATAGCAGCTGCCTGAGCAAATTGTTTTTTTCCAAACAAAGCTTTTCCTAAATCACCAAGTTCTTCAACTACTAAAGGCTCTAATTCGATTGCTTTTTTGATATCTGCAACACCAGCATCAAAAGAAGACTGATCTACAGCTCCCTCTGCAGTAGTTCCTTTTTTAATTTTAGACAAACCTAAATACAAATAATCTCTACCAATTACTTTGTTTGAAGGTACTTTGATGTAATCTTCAATCGATTTGATCGCAACATCTACATTTCCATTTTCGTAAGCAGCATAACCTAAGTATCTGAAAATTCTTGGATTTACTTTATCTTCTGCAATCATTTTGTTTGCAACAGTCTCTAAGCTCTTATAATCTTTAACCAGGATTAAGAAATCAGCGTGACGCATTTTAGAATCTAAAGAGTAATCAGTTAGACTTAAGTATTTCTCGTAGTTCGTAATTGCATTTTGCATGTTTACTTTAGAAGTAGATGGTTTATTTCTTCCCCATTTGTAATAAGTCTCCGCCAATTCTCTGTAAACAGGACCATAATTAGCATTTAAAGCAATTACTTCGTTAAAAGATTTGATAGCCTCATCGTAAGATTTAGCTCCTTTTAACAAAACTCCTAATTGCATTTTAGCTCTTAAAAGTGTTGGATCTGCAGCAAACGCATCACGGTATGCTTTGTAAGCATCGTTTTGATTGTTTGCTCCATAGTATGCATCACCAATAGCCAAAAGTGCTGTTGCATTTTGAGGATCAATTGCCAAAGCACGTTTTAAATTTGCAACTGCATTAACATAGTCTGGTGAAGTAGAATTCATATAGGCTCTACCGATGTAGATAAACTCCTCTACATCTTTACGTTTCATATCTTTTATCGCCAAACCAAAATTTGCCTGAGCAGCAGTAGCATTTTTAGCATCAAGATCCAATTGACCTAATCCAATATAACTTAAGTTTTTCTTATCTGATGCCTGTAAACCATTTGCAAAATAAATTTTAGCAGAATCAATAATTGCCTGATTTAAATATACATTACCTAAAACAAAATTAGCTTCTCCATCAGATGGTTTTGCTTTGATGATTGATTTTAGCAATGATTTTGCTTTTTGAAATTGCTCAGCGTCGATTGCCTTTTTAGCTTCTTTGATATCTTGCGCTTTTACTACAGTAGCTGAAGCAACTAAGGCAAGACTAAAAATTTTAAATTTATTCATCTTTATTTGTAATTAATTTATTCTTTATCTTTTAATATTTGATTCCTTATTTTAAGTTTTCTTCCAGGTGTTCTAATCGGTAACAAACCCGATTTCAGAACAATCCTTTGTCCAATATCACCGGCAATAAAGGATGCAAACCCCATTCCCAAACCAGAATAACCCTGGCAATTAATGATAAACAAATCACGTGCCAAAGGGTATTTTACTTCAGCAAGGTCATTTTGAGTTGGGCTGTAATATTGATTACTATTTAATCCTTTTACGCTCAACACATTGATTTTCTTCACTACATCTGCCATGTTTGCTGAAGGCTGAGAAAGCCAATTCACCCCTACAACCCCAATCATGCCGTCGTTTTCAGATACAAACTTGATAACCTCGTCGTTTGTTTTAAAGGAAAACACTCCTTTTGCCGGAATGTCTTTAACTTTGGCCAGTTCCTTCATATAACGCACGGTACTTGAATTTGGATTATCAAACACCAGTCCTTTAATTCTTGGATCAGGCTTACCCTGCATAAAATCGATTACCGTTTTCAACGCAATTAATGTATCATTATTGCCTTTGTTTGAAATAAAAGCAATTGCATCACTTGCAAAAGGCGTAACTCGAGGGTTTATTTTACTTTTTTCAAATTTAGCCAATTCTTCCTTAGTCAAATCTCTCGTTGTAACAACCACCTTTGCTTTCTGATTCAATAAATCATTTATAAGCTCAGCTTCCGATTTAGGCTTAACCGCTATTTTAGCACCGTAATAGGTTCCTTCAAAAACAGCTACCTGATCATCAACGATAGGCTTTATAGTTTCATCGACAGTAATATCCATCGATCCTTTTAAAATTGTTTCTTTATCGCTTTCATTTTTGCTTTTTTGGTTACACATGGCAAACAAAAAAACAAAAACAACTAAGCCTGCAATTTTACTATACTTTAACATAATTACTCTGCATTTGAATTAATTAATCTCAAAAAACGAATTGCCGAATATACGATCAGTAATCCACCAAAAGCATATCTGTATTTTGGTTCCATATCCAGCGGAAGTTTCTCCCAAAACATAATCATTAAACCGAGTACAAGATATATTAAAAAAAACAGTATTCCTAAAACAAGAAGAAATCGCTCTTTGAGCGATTTCTTCTGAATATTATTAAGCATATCTTTTAACATTATTCTGCAGATTGAATAGTAATAGGCAGAGAGTAAAGTACCCTAACTTTTTTACCATTTTGCTCGCCAGGAGTCCATTTTGGACATTTTTTAAGAACACGAATTGCTTCTGCTCCTGTACCGTAACCGATATCCCTTAAAACTTTAATGTCGGTTAATGAACCGTCTTTTTCAACTACAAAAGTAACATAAACTTTACCTTTTAAACCTTCTTCTTCCGGAGTCTTGTAATTGTTTCCTACGAATTTGTAGAATTTCTCAATTCCTCCAGGGAAATCTGGTTTTACTTCGATACCTGCAGTATTATAAACATTGTTATCTTCCTGAATGATCTCTGTAACTGGTCCTTTACCAACTGGCTCATCAACAGTTAAAACTGCGTCCGGATCTCCTTTGATGGTTTCGTTACCTACTTTTTTATCTTTAAGTTCCTCAATTTTCGGAGGATCTTCAGTAACTTCATTTGCCTTAGCAACAACCGGCTTCACAAACTTCACCTGATCCACTTTTGGTGGTGGCGGTGGTGGTGGTGGTTGATTTGGCTTTACTTCCTCTTTTTTAGGAGGTAATTTTACTGTAGCAATTTTGATATCATTATTCACATCTTCTTCACTAGAATCTGGTAAAAAGCTTGCAATAAGAGGAGCTGCAACAGCAAAGCTAAAAATAACCGATCCAATAATAAGCGACTTTACAGTCGTCTTACCGTTCGATTTTCTTAACTCATATGCACCATATATCTTATTACGCCCTTCGAATACGATATCAAGCCATTGATTTTTGATTATATCTAATTTCATTTTTTTAGATTTTAGTGTATTAAAACAAAATTACTTTTGCTCAGGCTTATCTATCAATTTTGTTTCCTCTGGACTAAACTCAGGAACGATAGCATAAGTCTCAACTCCCGAAATAGCCATTTCATCCAAAATATCTACTAAATTTCTGTAAGTAGATTTTTTTGTTGGTTTAATAATGACAATAATTCCATTCTTAGGTTTCCCTAAAGCTGTAGAATATTCTAAAACCGATTTCTTTCTTTTTAGAACTTCTCTACGAATTCCGTCTTTACCATATGCAATGTCTTTAGGTCCGGCAATAGGAGTCGCTAACAACCCCATATAATAAA harbors:
- a CDS encoding ABC transporter permease, with the translated sequence MNLEYFIAKRLITARDFKSSISAPIIKIAISAIAIGMIMMIVSVATGIGLQKKIRDKVSAFNGQIVISNFDNNNSEVTLVPISKKQEFYPNFKSVPEVSHIQAIATKAGIIRTENSFEGIVFKGVGADYDWKNIEEYLVEGKLPDYTKALNEDVLISRFLANRLHLKVGDSFNTFFIKEEKGKMPNSRRFKIAGIFSSGFQDFDATYIFGDIRHIQRINKWSADQIGAFEVFINDFDAIKTTGEKIYYQTLSNLDTKTIIEKYSYIFDWLQLFDFNIIVILGVMILVATINMVVALLVLILERTQMIGILKALGANNWTVRKVFLYNAFYLIVRGLFWGNLIGIALLLIQQQFGVVSLNPENYYVNQAPVYFNWGYIVLLNLLTVGVCFIVLLIPSYIITKISPVKAIRFD
- a CDS encoding YkgJ family cysteine cluster protein, with the protein product MKQILNNLNKLAKDKHIENKKYFDKLKKKQPKNLDYVMQDLHDAEFRKTDCLQCANCCKTTGPLFTLADIERISKSFRQKPQQFIEQYLRIDEDKDYVLKSVPCTFLDSENYCMIYDVRPKACREFPHTDRKKFHQIADLTLKNVAICPAAYNIVEEMKKKLPL
- a CDS encoding class I SAM-dependent methyltransferase, encoding MKDLFGKAMYDFQTNNSPEDIITETSISEEDEMSVDYLFRSYNEMPKLEQKALQLAFGKTLDVGCGAGSHSLSLQKDRNLDVTAIDISPKAIETCKLRGVQNAKVQNILDFDEGKFDTIILLMNGVGIFGKLNNCNQYLSKLKSLLNPGGQILLDSSDIIYMFDEDEDGGKWIPSSNDYYGELVFNISYKGDKEEPFDWLYLDYNTLQNAANANGLKCELILEGDHYDYLAKLSL
- a CDS encoding YfiT family bacillithiol transferase: MNETDLEKLKYPIGKFQAPKDYNAEYISTNIAIIESFPHKLKKETIDLTEEQLDTPYRPDGWTIRQVIHHCAESHMNCFIRLKWALTENNPVIKAYDEKLWSELPDNLTMPIEPTLQLLEGLHFRIAYILKNLSEADLDRSFIHPENNSEYLLKQIIGMYAWHSNHHLAHITSLKKSRNWD
- a CDS encoding 7-carboxy-7-deazaguanine synthase QueE, yielding MLSKEIQLEVNKGAMLPLMEEFYTIQGEGFHTGTAAYFIRIGGCDVGCHWCDVKESWNAELHPPTSIDLIVNNASSQADTVVITGGEPLTWDMSLLTQKLKDKNMKVHIETSGAYPLSGTWDWICLSPKKNKLPTQTVYDNAHELKVIIYNKHDFIFAEEQAELVNDNAILFLQPEWSKKEEMTPLIVDYVMNNPKWRVSLQTHKYLNIP
- a CDS encoding tetratricopeptide repeat protein, producing the protein MNKFKIFSLALVASATVVKAQDIKEAKKAIDAEQFQKAKSLLKSIIKAKPSDGEANFVLGNVYLNQAIIDSAKIYFANGLQASDKKNLSYIGLGQLDLDAKNATAAQANFGLAIKDMKRKDVEEFIYIGRAYMNSTSPDYVNAVANLKRALAIDPQNATALLAIGDAYYGANNQNDAYKAYRDAFAADPTLLRAKMQLGVLLKGAKSYDEAIKSFNEVIALNANYGPVYRELAETYYKWGRNKPSTSKVNMQNAITNYEKYLSLTDYSLDSKMRHADFLILVKDYKSLETVANKMIAEDKVNPRIFRYLGYAAYENGNVDVAIKSIEDYIKVPSNKVIGRDYLYLGLSKIKKGTTAEGAVDQSSFDAGVADIKKAIELEPLVVEELGDLGKALFGKKQFAQAAAILEFGTTNKESKNYLDDNIYYGIALYYANANKTNGAADAVALGKAEAAFDRILEASPSYSEAYLYKGRINNLLEKDDLIIKNYEEYIASITAKGAEELAKPATVKKLVEAYNSIGASYANTDKVKAVEYFNKTLALDPANAYASQSVKALK
- a CDS encoding PstS family phosphate ABC transporter substrate-binding protein, giving the protein MLKYSKIAGLVVFVFLFAMCNQKSKNESDKETILKGSMDITVDETIKPIVDDQVAVFEGTYYGAKIAVKPKSEAELINDLLNQKAKVVVTTRDLTKEELAKFEKSKINPRVTPFASDAIAFISNKGNNDTLIALKTVIDFMQGKPDPRIKGLVFDNPNSSTVRYMKELAKVKDIPAKGVFSFKTNDEVIKFVSENDGMIGVVGVNWLSQPSANMADVVKKINVLSVKGLNSNQYYSPTQNDLAEVKYPLARDLFIINCQGYSGLGMGFASFIAGDIGQRIVLKSGLLPIRTPGRKLKIRNQILKDKE
- a CDS encoding energy transducer TonB produces the protein MKLDIIKNQWLDIVFEGRNKIYGAYELRKSNGKTTVKSLIIGSVIFSFAVAAPLIASFLPDSSEEDVNNDIKIATVKLPPKKEEVKPNQPPPPPPPPKVDQVKFVKPVVAKANEVTEDPPKIEELKDKKVGNETIKGDPDAVLTVDEPVGKGPVTEIIQEDNNVYNTAGIEVKPDFPGGIEKFYKFVGNNYKTPEEEGLKGKVYVTFVVEKDGSLTDIKVLRDIGYGTGAEAIRVLKKCPKWTPGEQNGKKVRVLYSLPITIQSAE
- a CDS encoding ExbD/TolR family protein — translated: MAELNTGDGGGGKGGKVRSKKQNSKVDLTAMVDLAFLLITFFMLTTSLSKPQSMDLSLPNKEDDEKLEKPTKVDENRTMTVMLGADNKIVYYMGLLATPIAGPKDIAYGKDGIRREVLKRKKSVLEYSTALGKPKNGIIVIIKPTKKSTYRNLVDILDEMAISGVETYAIVPEFSPEETKLIDKPEQK